A part of Antechinus flavipes isolate AdamAnt ecotype Samford, QLD, Australia chromosome 6, AdamAnt_v2, whole genome shotgun sequence genomic DNA contains:
- the LOC127540232 gene encoding mas-related G-protein coupled receptor member A-like encodes MERGPPNMTVSPTPEYPGYGSGNSTEHSEGHNSSGSLDIYDWMNLLSLLIAPLGLLGNGAVLWLLGFRIRRNPFSVYILNLAAADALFLCSSFLRSILALFRFNDVTWTILSFFIYTSYTAGLSLLAAISTERCLSAFFPLWYRCRRPKHTSAAICAGVWALAGMCGLLSLVLWHSSDHNIFTFFTILVTWLLLLTCVMCVSSLTLLLRVQCRSRPPRLPRLYLLVLLTVLVFLLCCLPMGIWAVLSFWFHTYLMSYWLCDLLACVNSSVNPLIYFFVGRLGHKRREPLRVVLQRALGDEQELGGETTNTPHSSRPETTLRA; translated from the coding sequence ATGGAGCGAGGACCCCCCAACATGACTGTGTCCCCCACGCCTGAATATCCAGGATATGGTTCTGGCAATTCAACGGAGCATAGTGAAGGTCATAATTCATCTGGCAGCCTTGACATTTATGACTGGATGAACCTCCTCTCTCTGCTCATTGCCCCGCTTGGACTGCTGGGGAACGGCGCCGTCCTGTGGCTCCTGGGCTTCCGCATCCGGAGGAACCCCTTCTCTGTCTACATCCTCAACCTGGCGGCGGCCGACGCCCTTTTCCTTTGTAGCTCTTTTCTTAGATCCATACTTGCACTTTTTAGATTTAACGATGTAACATGGACAATACTGTCATTCTTCATATACACGTCCTACACTGCGGGCCTGAGCCTCCTGGCGGCGATCAGCACCGAGCGCTGTCTCTCAGCGTTCTTCCCCCTCTGGTACCGATGCCGTCGCCCCAAGCACACGTCGGCCGCGATCTGCGCCGGGGTCTGGGCTCTGGCCGGGATGTGCGGGCTACTGTCTCTCGTTCTTTGGCATAGTTCTGATCATAACATTTTCACCTTCTTCACCATCCTGGTTACGTGGCTCCTCCTCCTCACGTGTGTGATGTGCGTGTCCAGCCTGACTCTGCTGCTGAGGGTCCAGTGCAGGTCCCGGCCCCCGCGGCTCCCCAGGCTCTACCTCCTGGTGCTGCTCACGGTCCTCGTGTTCCTGCTCTGCTGCCTGCCCATGGGGATCTGGGCTGTCCTGAGTTTCTGGTTCCACACATATCTCATGTCTTATTGGCTCTGTGACCTCCTGGCCTGTGTGAACAGCAGCGTGAACCCCCTCATTTACTTCTTCGTGGGCAGACTAGGGCATAAACGGAGGGAGCCTCTCAGGGTGGTGCTCCAGAGGGCCCTTGGGGACGAGCAGGAGTTGGGAGGTGAGACAACAAACACTCCCCACTCCAGCCGCCCGGAGACTACACTCCGAGCCTAA
- the LOC127540228 gene encoding mas-related G-protein coupled receptor member X2-like produces the protein MERGPPNMTVFPTPEYAGFGSDNSTQKSKGGSSSGSLDFYGWMSLLPLLIALLGLVGNGAVLWLLGFRVRRNHFSVYILNLAAADALFLCSSLLNSIVGVVEYGFDFSMRRILFFFRYMFYAAGLSLLAAISTERCLSALFPLWYRSRRPKHTSAAVCAGLWALAGMFWLLPFVLPDSFSHNFVTFITSLGPWLVLLTCVMCLSSLTLLLRVQCSSRRRRPPRLYLLVLLTVLVFLLCGLPMGVEDFLEICFNIYLVPYWLYDLLACVNSSVNPLIYFFVGRQGNRRREPLRLVLQRALGDEQELGDEMTNTPHTSSVEITL, from the coding sequence ATGGAGCGCGGACCCCCCAACATGACTGTGTTCCCCACACCTGAATATGCAGGATTTGGTTCTGACAATTCAACGCAGAAGAGTAAAGGTGGTAGTTCATCTGGAAGCCTTGACTTTTATGGCTGGATGAGCCTCCTCCCTCTGCTCATTGCCCTGCTTGGGCTGGTAGGGAACGGTGCCGTCCTGTGGCTCCTGGGCTTCCGAGTCCGGAGGAACCACTTCTCCGTCTACATCCTCAACCTGGCGGCGGCCGACGCCCTCTTCCTTTGTAGCTCCTTGCTGAACTCTATAGTGGGAGTTGTTGAATATGGTTTTGATTTTTCAATGCGGAGAATTCTGTTCTTCTTCAGATACATGTTCTATGCCGCGGGCTTGAGCCTCCTGGCCGCGATCAGCACCGAGCGCTGTCTCTCCGCGCTCTTCCCGCTCTGGTACCGAAGTCGCCGCCCCAAGCACACATCTGCCGCGGTCTGCGCCGGGCTCTGGGCTCTGGCCGGGATGTTCTGGCTactaccttttgttcttccagatagtTTTTCTCATAATTTTGTCACCTTCATCACTAGCCTGGGTCCATGGCTCGTCCTCCTCACGTGTGTGATGTGCTTGTCCAGCCTGACTCTGCTGCTGAGGGTCCAGTGCAGCTCCCGGCGCCGGCGGCCCCCCAGGCTCTACCTCCTGGTGTTGCTCACGGTCCTCGTGTTCCTGCTCTGCGGCCTGCCCATGGGGGTCGAGGATTTCCTGGAAATTTGTTTCAATATATATTTGGTACCTTATTGGCTCTATGACCTCCTGGCCTGTGTGAACAGCAGTGTGAACCCCCTCATTTACTTCTTCGTGGGCAGACAAGGGAATAGGAGGAGGGAGCCTCTCAGGCTGGTGCTCCAGAGGGCCCTTGGGGACGAGCAGGAGTTAGGAGATGAGATGACAAACACCCCCCACACCAGCAGTGTAGAGATTACACTCTGA